One segment of Campylobacter hominis ATCC BAA-381 DNA contains the following:
- a CDS encoding F0F1 ATP synthase subunit B family protein — protein sequence MFEVSFPAMVMTIVVFLALIYFLNQKLYKPLLAFMEERENSIKKDEELANQNTLDLNIDKAELEKAVSEANMSASQIKNEAIQKAKDKVDEILSKKRVELQADFDDFMNDLAKQKDEIKAGLQSKIPEFQNSLKATLSKI from the coding sequence ATGTTTGAAGTGAGTTTTCCGGCAATGGTAATGACCATTGTGGTTTTTCTGGCTTTAATATATTTTTTAAATCAAAAGCTTTATAAACCGCTGCTTGCATTTATGGAAGAAAGAGAAAATTCTATTAAAAAAGATGAAGAACTTGCAAATCAAAACACTTTGGATCTGAATATAGACAAAGCGGAGCTCGAAAAAGCTGTGAGTGAAGCAAACATGAGCGCAAGTCAAATTAAAAATGAAGCAATTCAAAAAGCAAAAGATAAAGTTGACGAAATTCTGTCTAAAAAAAGAGTAGAATTACAAGCTGATTTTGATGATTTTATGAATGATCTTGCTAAACAAAAAGATGAAATTAAAGCTGGATTACAAAGTAAAATACCTGAATTTCAAAATAGTTTAAAAGCGACTTTGTCAAAGATTTAA
- a CDS encoding F0F1 ATP synthase subunit delta, with amino-acid sequence MSENIAKRYVKALIEVCKKDELNDVLKGLKAIVSAFSVAKFNDIIKSPTVSKKDKISLILSFLKEPNVKIENLLKILMKNGRISLLPQIYDGIKESIALSNNEYQGKIYTKENLDEPTIKLLETNFSKKLNANIKFVCIAGNYTGVKIDISDLGYEISFSIDRLKSAMSEYILKAI; translated from the coding sequence ATGTCTGAAAATATAGCAAAAAGATATGTAAAAGCATTGATTGAAGTTTGCAAAAAAGATGAATTAAATGATGTTTTAAAAGGGCTAAAAGCTATAGTATCCGCTTTCAGCGTTGCAAAATTTAATGATATAATTAAATCACCTACAGTTAGCAAAAAAGATAAAATTTCACTTATACTTTCTTTTTTGAAAGAACCTAATGTAAAAATTGAAAATTTACTTAAAATTTTGATGAAAAACGGCAGAATTTCTCTTTTGCCTCAAATTTATGATGGTATCAAAGAAAGCATAGCTTTGTCAAATAATGAATATCAAGGTAAAATTTACACAAAAGAAAATTTAGATGAACCTACGATTAAATTACTTGAAACGAATTTTTCTAAAAAATTGAATGCAAATATAAAATTTGTTTGTATTGCGGGAAATTATACAGGTGTGAAAATTGATATAAGCGATCTTGGGTACGAGATAAGTTTTTCAATTGACAGATTAAAATCAGCAATGAGTGAATATATATTAAAAGCAATTTAA
- a CDS encoding F0F1 ATP synthase subunit B, with product MNKFLFFIFVFVGISFAGDDTATKDYDIVWRTINFAIFFGILFYLIKGPIKNAYNARINRISSRLEAIQTKLKESKEKKEASKKNLEDVKQKCVELIETAKKEAIQLDEKIQQSAQIDIAQMQKSFAEQKEFEIRRLKKSVTAEILDELFNEKSVNLSQNELINLVQKKVV from the coding sequence ATGAATAAATTTTTATTTTTTATTTTTGTTTTTGTCGGAATTTCATTTGCAGGAGATGATACGGCAACAAAAGATTATGATATAGTTTGGCGAACAATAAATTTTGCAATTTTCTTCGGAATTTTATTTTATTTGATAAAAGGGCCTATAAAAAATGCTTACAATGCAAGAATAAACAGAATTTCAAGCAGACTTGAAGCGATTCAGACAAAGCTGAAAGAATCAAAAGAAAAAAAGGAAGCTTCAAAGAAAAACCTTGAAGATGTTAAACAAAAATGTGTTGAGCTTATTGAAACAGCTAAAAAAGAGGCTATTCAATTGGATGAAAAAATTCAACAGTCGGCTCAAATTGATATTGCTCAAATGCAAAAAAGTTTTGCAGAGCAAAAAGAATTTGAAATAAGACGTCTCAAAAAAAGTGTTACCGCTGAAATTTTGGACGAACTTTTTAATGAAAAAAGTGTAAATCTTTCACAAAACGAGCTGATAAATTTAGTTCAAAAAAAGGTGGTTTGA